The Cervus elaphus chromosome 32, mCerEla1.1, whole genome shotgun sequence genome window below encodes:
- the LOC122687770 gene encoding 40S ribosomal protein S15a, protein MVRMNVLADALKSINNAEKRGKRQVLIRPCSKVIVRFLTVMMKHGYIGEFEIIDDHRAGKIVVNLTGRLNKCGVISPRFDVQLKDLEKWQNNLLPSRQFGFIVLTTSAGIMDHEEARRKHTGGKILGFFF, encoded by the coding sequence ATGGTGCGCATGAATGTCCTGGCTGATGCTCTCAAGAGTATCAACAACGCCGAAAAGAGAGGCAAACGCCAGGTGCTTATTCGGCCGTGCTCCAAGGTCATCGTCAGGTTTCTAACAGTGATGATGAAGCATGGTTACATTGGCGAATTTGAAATCATTGATGATCACAGGGCTGGGAAAATTGTTGTGAACCTCACAGGCAGGCTAAATAAGTGTGGAGTGATCAGCCCCAGATTTGATGTGCAACTcaaagatctagaaaaatggcagaatAACCTGCTCCCATCCCGTCAGTTTGGTTTCATTGTACTGACAACCTCAGCTGGCATCATGGACCATGAAGAAGCAAGACGAAAACATACAGGAGGGAAAATCCTTGGATTCTTTTTCTAG